Below is a window of Tolypothrix bouteillei VB521301 DNA.
TGCTACAATTCCTCGAATTCCCCCTCCATCTAAGCTCAAAATCCGAAAAGTCATACTCTTTCCTTTTACAAACTATAGATAAATTTATTCTAATAAATTAGAAGACTTAAAAGACTCAGATTTCTGATTTTTTTAGAACTTGGGGATCTTGTTGCTCGAAGGATGTCTCTCACCGTATCAGATGTTATTTATATCCCTCCTAGTGACACGTGTTATTAGTTTTAATAGGTTGGGATTTGCACTATGGCTAACGCTACGCTTGCGCGAACAGTTTCTTAACTTATAGTACGCGATCTGATTTAGAGAAATCTGCAAAAATTTGATACATCACTAAAAACTTCTCAGACATTCTCTCACAAGTCTTTAAAATTATTCATAAATCGTTTATGCTTCCTATAGTTGTTAAAATATAATGATTATCAAATGACAAAGACAGAAAAACAGAAAATGCTTTCAGGCGAGCTATATCTTGCTTCAGACCAAGAACTCCTGAATGAGAGAAAAAGAGCAACTCGTCTTTTGAGAATGTATAATTCAACAACAGAAGAACAAGAGGAAGAGCGATCGCAAATCCTGCAAGAATTATTTGGTGAAATAGGACAAGGGATAGCAATTACACCGCCATTCTACTGCGATTATGGTAAAAATATTTACGCTGGCAACGAAGTCTATATGAATTTTGGCTGTGTCATTTTAGACTGCAACACAGTTCATATTGGCAACAACGTTTTATTCGCTCCCTATGTTCAGATTTATACAGCGCATCATCCGACAGCACCAGACATTCGGCTTTCAGGTAAAGAACTGGCATCTCCAATTAGAATTGGTAACAATGTTTGGATTGGAGGTAATGCCATTATTTGTCCCGGCGTGACTATTGGTGATAATACTACTATTGGTGCGGGGAGTGTCGTGACAAAAGATGTACCTGCCAATGTTGTCGCTGTTGGCAATCCCTGTAGGGTTATCAGACAGTTATGATTTGAAGTGACCCCTCCTAAACGGTAGCCACGCTCACTCTCGTTCAGTAGGGGTCTTAAACCCTTGTTCCCTATCTCCTATGTCCAAAGGACACGCTTCGCGTTGCCTTCTGCTATGCCCAAAGGGCTGTACGATCGTTCTCAGAGAACAGGAGCCAGAATTCCCATGACTCATAGCTACCTCCAGCAAGGCTGCCTTTCCCGATAAATTCAAGAGAAATCCATTTGGCTCGCTCGATTTTTTATAAACAGGGATTAGGTCTAAATCGATCGAGCTAGAAACACTGATATAAAATGATTCATGAATTAAAACGATAATACTGAATAATGCAGCCTTTTAATTGCTTAATAAATTGAGCATGAGAAAGACTAACAAAGTTCGACTACCTAAGTTTGATTAAATAATCAAGCGTAATCAAGCGGAAATTTATGAATGCTCGGTACACAATTTTTAAAGAATATCTGAAAGCCAGATAGGATATACTTTTCCAGACAACTTGTATAATTTGACAATTTCATAGGCTCAAGGCTTTTGTTAGACAAGATGATGTGCTGGGAATTTTAACTTTAAGTAGTTGTCGTAAAAAGTTATGAGCGCAAAAGTTGATGGAACTGTAAAAATCACTGGGTACCAAATCAAAGAGCAAATATACTCAGGTTTGCGGACTCAAGTGTATCGGGCTATCAGAGAATCTCTTTGCCAAGCAGTTGTCATCAAACTTTTAAAACGAGAATACCCTACCTTCAGCGAACTCGTACAGTTTCGCAACCAATATACGCTTGCTAAAAACCTAGATATTCCAGGCATCATCAAACCCTACAGCTTGGAAACCTATCAAAATGGCTATGCCCTAGTGATGGAGGACTATGGTGGCATTTCCTTGCGGGAATTGAGCAAAGGACGACCGCTGAGTTTGGAGCAGTTTTTCCCCATTGCGCTGCAAGTCACAGACACTTTACACCAGATCCATCAACAGCGCGTCATTCACAAAGATATTAAGCCAGCCAATATCCTGATTCATCCTCAAACCGGAGAAGTTAAGCTCATTGACTTCAGTATTGCCTCGCTGCTCCCACGAGAAACCCAGGAAATTCATTGCATCAACGGGCTCGAGGGAACGCTGTTTTATCTCTCGCCAGAGCAAACCGGACGGATGAACCGAGGCATTGACTACCGCAGCGACTTCTATTCATTAGGCGTGACTTTCTTTGAATTGCTGAGCGGACAACTGCCCTTTGAGTCCCGCGAACCGATGGAGTTGGTCCATTGCCATATCGCCAAAAATCCTGACTCTATCTGTAACATCAATCTCCAAATCCCTTTGATGCTGGGAGAGATCGTCTGCAAGTTGATGGCGAAGAATGCTGAAGACCGCTATCAGAGTGCTCTCGGGCTCAAACATGACTTAGTCAAGTGTTTGGAACAGTGGCGAGATAATACGAGCAAACATCATTGGTTTGAGCTAGGACAGCGCGATCTGAGCGATCGCTTTCTCATCAGAGAAAAACTCTACGGACGGGAATCGGAAGTAAATGCGTTACTAGAGGCATTTGGTCATGTTGCCAATGGTGGCACCGAACTGATGCTGGTAGCAGGTTTCTCTGGCATTGGCAAAACCGCAGTCGTCAATGAAGTACATAAACCAATCGTCAGGTGGAACGGCTATTTCATCAAGGGCAAGTTCGACCAGTTCAACCGCAATATTCCTCTATCTGCTTTTGTGCAAGCCTTTCGCGATTTGATACGACAGTTGCTCAGTGAAAGCGATACCCAACTACAGCAATGGCAGAACAAGATATTAGACGCCGTTGGCGAGAACGGGCAACTCCTGCTTGAGGTGATTCCCGAACTCGAGCAGATCGTCGGCAAACAGCCCCAAGGCCCCGAACTATCAGCGAGTGCTGCACAGAACCGTTTCTATCTACTGTTCCAAAAGTTCATTCAAGTCTTTACAACAGCAGAGCATCCGCTGACGATCTTTCTTGATGACTTGCAATGGGCGGATTCGGCATCGCTCAATTTGCTTAAGCTGTTGATGGCGACAAGTGATGGTCACGGCGATCGGGGAGGGGGTTATCTGTTCGTAATTGGCGCATACCGCGATAACGAAGTGTTTGCGGCGCATCCACTCATGTTAACTCTTGATGAAATTGAAAAGGCATCTGCCCGCGTCAATACTCTCACCCTAACAGCCTTAACTCAAGCAGATGTCAATCATTTGATTGCCGATTCCCTCAGTTGTGCAACACAACAGGCACTCCCCTTGACAGAGTTAGTTTATCAAAAAGCCAAAGGCAATCCCTTTTTCACGACGCAGTTTCTCAAAGCGCTGCATGAGGATGGGCTGATAACCTTTAATTGGGAGGTGGGTTGCTGGCAATGTGATGTAGCACAGGTACGATCGCTTGCGCTCACCGATGATGTGGTGGAATTTATGGCACAACAGCTTCAGAAATTGCCACCCAACACTCAAGAGATATTAAAACTGGCAGCCTGTATTGGCAATCAGTTTGATTTGGAGACATTGGCGATCGTGTCGGAAAAATTGCAGATAGAAACTGCTTCCGACTTGTGGAAAGCATTGCAAGAGGGATTTATCATTCCTATCAATGAGGTTTACAAGTTTTATCAGGAATCAGAATTAACAATTGAGAATTCACTTCAGATAAGGCATACTCCGGAGTCGTGGCTGCTCGCTCCTAAGTCGTGTGGTTACAAATTCTTGCACGATCGCGTCCAGCAAGCAGCTTATTTCCTGATTCCAAAAGCACAAAAACAAGTCGCTCACTTAAAAATTGGACAACTCTTACTTGCTTATACGCCTGCTGCCAAACTTGACGAAAAATTGTTTGAAATTGTCAATCAACTTAATATCGGCAGAGCCCTCATTGTCAATTTATCCGAGCAAATAGAACTCGCCCAACTGAATCTTAAAGCCGGACAAAAAGCCAGAGCCGCAACAGCTTATACAGCTGCATTTGAGTATTGTACCACAGGCATTGCCTTGTTAGCTGAGGATATGTGGCAAACGCAGTATGAGTTAACCTTAGCCCTTTACGAAACTGCAACTGAAACCGCTTACCTAAGCGGTCAGTTTGAACAGATGAAACAATTGGCGACAGTCATTGCAGAAAAATCTAGAAATCTGTTGGATACGGTTAAAGTCTATGAAGTTCAAATTCAAGCGGCTCAAGCCCAACATCAACTTACAGAAGCCGTGGACATTGCCCTGAAGATTGTAGAGCGTTTGGGAACGAGTTTTCCGGAGCACCCCAGTCAATCAGATATTGCACGGGCGTTTGAAGCAACTCAATCGCTTCTGGCCCGAAGGCAACCACTGGACTTAATAACTCTGCCTCAGATGACAGACCCTAATAAGTCAGCAGTTGTAAGAATTCTTGCGGCTGTCTCTGGTGCGGCTTTTGTTGTGACTCCAACGCTGTTACCGTTTATTGTCCTCGAACAGGTCAATTTGTCCGTTCAATATGGCAATACCTCATTTTCTGCAATTGGGTATGCCTACTATGGAATGATACTTTGCGGGATGCTAGGAGAGATTGATTTTGGCTATGAGTGTGCTCAACTCGCACTTTTGTTGCTCGAACATTTTAATGCCAAAGAACTCAAGTCCAGAGTCTATGTCGCAATTCATTGTAGTGTATGGCATTGGAAAGAGCCGCTTAAGAACTCTTTAGCGTACCTCCGAGAAGGCTACCAAGTTGGATTGGAAACAGGAGATTTAGAATCTGCTGCCACGTGCGGACTCTTTTACATTATGTATTGTTGGTTTATGGGCAAGGAACTCAGCGTGCTCTCACTTGAGAGCGCTGCATTCGGAGATCGGTTCGCTCACCTCAACCAAGAAAGTGTTATCAGTCCTCTGAGCGTTTTTCAGCAAGCCATTTTGAATACAATCGACAATGGTGCCGAACCTTGGCACCTTACTGGAAATGTCTTTAATCGAGAGAAAATTGTGCCAGTCCTCCAGCGTTTGGGCGCTCAAACTGCACTGTACTATTTCTACGCCAGCCAACTGGGTCTGTGTTATCTGTTTGGCAAGTTCGATTTGGCTGTGGAAGCCGCCCTCGCCGCCGAAAATTATATAGGTGGTGTGACAGGCTTATTCATAGTTCCAGTGTTCTACACCTATGATTCTCTAGCCCACCTGGCAATCTATTCTCAGGTTGGCGAAGCACAACAGCAACACATTCTTCAACGGGTGGCGAAAAATCAGGAAAAGATGAAAAAGTCGGCTGACCGTGCTTTGGAAAATTACCTGCACAAATTTTATTTAGTTGAAGCCGAGCGACACCGAGTTTTAGGGCACAAATCAGAAGCTTTAGAATCTTACGATCTCGCCATTGCGCTGGCTCAAAAACACGGCTATATCCAAGAAGAAGTGCTGGCCAATGAACTGGCTGCTCAATTTTACCTCGATTGGGGCAAACAGCCCGTTGCTCAGTCATATATCACCCAAGCCTACTATGGCTATGCACGTTGGGGCGCTAAAGCCAAAGTCGCCGACCTGGAACGACGCTATCCCCAGTTTCTCGCTCCCATATTACAGCAAACCCGTTCTCCCCTCTCCGCTCACGAAACTATTTTCACATTGGGGAG
It encodes the following:
- a CDS encoding sugar O-acetyltransferase; the protein is MTKTEKQKMLSGELYLASDQELLNERKRATRLLRMYNSTTEEQEEERSQILQELFGEIGQGIAITPPFYCDYGKNIYAGNEVYMNFGCVILDCNTVHIGNNVLFAPYVQIYTAHHPTAPDIRLSGKELASPIRIGNNVWIGGNAIICPGVTIGDNTTIGAGSVVTKDVPANVVAVGNPCRVIRQL
- a CDS encoding trifunctional serine/threonine-protein kinase/ATP-binding protein/sensor histidine kinase, coding for MSAKVDGTVKITGYQIKEQIYSGLRTQVYRAIRESLCQAVVIKLLKREYPTFSELVQFRNQYTLAKNLDIPGIIKPYSLETYQNGYALVMEDYGGISLRELSKGRPLSLEQFFPIALQVTDTLHQIHQQRVIHKDIKPANILIHPQTGEVKLIDFSIASLLPRETQEIHCINGLEGTLFYLSPEQTGRMNRGIDYRSDFYSLGVTFFELLSGQLPFESREPMELVHCHIAKNPDSICNINLQIPLMLGEIVCKLMAKNAEDRYQSALGLKHDLVKCLEQWRDNTSKHHWFELGQRDLSDRFLIREKLYGRESEVNALLEAFGHVANGGTELMLVAGFSGIGKTAVVNEVHKPIVRWNGYFIKGKFDQFNRNIPLSAFVQAFRDLIRQLLSESDTQLQQWQNKILDAVGENGQLLLEVIPELEQIVGKQPQGPELSASAAQNRFYLLFQKFIQVFTTAEHPLTIFLDDLQWADSASLNLLKLLMATSDGHGDRGGGYLFVIGAYRDNEVFAAHPLMLTLDEIEKASARVNTLTLTALTQADVNHLIADSLSCATQQALPLTELVYQKAKGNPFFTTQFLKALHEDGLITFNWEVGCWQCDVAQVRSLALTDDVVEFMAQQLQKLPPNTQEILKLAACIGNQFDLETLAIVSEKLQIETASDLWKALQEGFIIPINEVYKFYQESELTIENSLQIRHTPESWLLAPKSCGYKFLHDRVQQAAYFLIPKAQKQVAHLKIGQLLLAYTPAAKLDEKLFEIVNQLNIGRALIVNLSEQIELAQLNLKAGQKARAATAYTAAFEYCTTGIALLAEDMWQTQYELTLALYETATETAYLSGQFEQMKQLATVIAEKSRNLLDTVKVYEVQIQAAQAQHQLTEAVDIALKIVERLGTSFPEHPSQSDIARAFEATQSLLARRQPLDLITLPQMTDPNKSAVVRILAAVSGAAFVVTPTLLPFIVLEQVNLSVQYGNTSFSAIGYAYYGMILCGMLGEIDFGYECAQLALLLLEHFNAKELKSRVYVAIHCSVWHWKEPLKNSLAYLREGYQVGLETGDLESAATCGLFYIMYCWFMGKELSVLSLESAAFGDRFAHLNQESVISPLSVFQQAILNTIDNGAEPWHLTGNVFNREKIVPVLQRLGAQTALYYFYASQLGLCYLFGKFDLAVEAALAAENYIGGVTGLFIVPVFYTYDSLAHLAIYSQVGEAQQQHILQRVAKNQEKMKKSADRALENYLHKFYLVEAERHRVLGHKSEALESYDLAIALAQKHGYIQEEVLANELAAQFYLDWGKQPVAQSYITQAYYGYARWGAKAKVADLERRYPQFLAPILQQTRSPLSAHETIFTLGSVTGTSSATSTSSGVSGALDLATILKASQTLSGEIELEKLLFALLHIVIENAGADKCAFMLLESGSLVIQALAELSVAVTSLQNKGSTHINFSPMLLNPEPVESSQDVPVCLIHQVKRSLQPAVIHDATVHPLLINDPYIQRQLPKSLLCSPILHQGKLLGVLYLENKLAIGAFTRARVELLNLLCAQVAISLENARLYAREQQKSLDLQQALNDLQNAQLQIVQSEKMSALGNLVAGVAHEMNNPLGFIAASLKQAQLTVADLVAHLKLYQQSLPNASEQIKDHAAEIDLDYSLEDLPKILDSMGLACLRLTNISTSLRTFSRADKDYPVLFNIHEGIDSTILILKHRLKANETRPAIEVITKYDKLPQVECFPGQLNQVFMNILANAIDALEESNNGRTFEEMKAHPKRIQITTSVQDNHVNIAIADNGNGMNEQVKSKVFDSLFTTKAVGKGTGLGLAIAHQIVVEKHHGSIFVNSTVGVGTEFVITLPIYAKT